From Brassica oleracea var. oleracea cultivar TO1000 chromosome C3, BOL, whole genome shotgun sequence, a single genomic window includes:
- the LOC106333599 gene encoding uncharacterized protein LOC106333599, translating into MSSDWGPILVTVILFVMLTPGLLFQLPGRQRYVEFGNFQTSAVSVIVHSLLYFSLACVFLLALKIHIYIG; encoded by the coding sequence ATGTCGTCTGATTGGGGTCCGATTCTAGTGACGGTGATACTCTTCGTGATGCTCACGCCAGGACTTCTGTTTCAGTTGCCAGGACGACAAAGATACGTTGAGTTTGGTAATTTTCAGACGAGTGCTGTCTCCGTTATCGTACATTCTCTTCTCTACTTCTCCCTTGCCTGCGTCTTCCTCCTCGCCCTCAAGATTCACATCTACATCGGCTAA